A stretch of Hydractinia symbiolongicarpus strain clone_291-10 chromosome 9, HSymV2.1, whole genome shotgun sequence DNA encodes these proteins:
- the LOC130657697 gene encoding histone H1-delta-like yields the protein MSEAASPKKIAPKKKPAAKKTADHPKYVDMIKAAIATLKERGGSSRQAITKYIHANYKVAENSDHHLKMALKRGVTSGDLIQTKGTGASGSFKLGQVKKEKPKKKAAAKKPTAKKPTAKKSTLKKKPAKKSTPKKAAKKPATKKASAKKPAAKKPTKKPVAKKPAAKKVKKTPKKAAKKTAKK from the coding sequence atgagtgaagcagcttctccaaagaaaatcgcacccaagaagaaacctgctgcaaagaagacagctgatcaccctaaatatgtggacatgatcaaggctgctatcgctaccctaaaggaacgcggtggttcatctcgccaagctattacaaaatatattcatgcaaattacaaagttgctgaaaactcagatcatcatctgaaaatggctcttaaacgaggagtaacatcaggcgatttgattcaaactaaaggcactggtgcttctggatcattcaagctaggtcaggtaaaaaaagaaaaacctaagaaaaaggccgcagcaaaaaagccaacggcaaagaagcctactgcaaagaaaagtacactaaaaaagaagccagcaaagaagagcacgccaaagaaagcagcaaagaagcctgccacaaagaaagcctcggctaagaaaccagcagctaagaaacccacaaagaagcctgttgctaaaaaacctgcagcaaagaaggtcaaaaagactcccaaaaaggcagcaaagaagaccgcaaaaaaataa